The proteins below come from a single Crossiella sp. CA-258035 genomic window:
- a CDS encoding ABC transporter permease, translating to MLRMLLGRLLALVPLLLGVTLFVFVVMRFSPVDPALAAFDGANATPEQLERFRRENGLLDPLPVQYLRFVWLLLHGDFGTSLITKQSVAETITTALPLTVQLTLLGLVISLLLAVPLGVLSALFRDRWPDQLIRLVTLAGVAAPAFWIALLLVQWLAVGQGLFPTSGYISPADSLGGWLNSMALPAVSLALPVAAQLTRIIRTSMVEELDKDYVRTARGGGLPPVVVVGRNVLRNAMVTPLTVLGLRLGYLLGGAVVIETMFALPGMGQNMIQAVTDGDTAKVQGFVITIALGFVLVNLIVDILYLIANPRLRSHS from the coding sequence GTGCTGCGGATGCTGCTCGGGCGGCTGCTGGCGCTGGTGCCGCTGCTGCTCGGCGTCACCCTGTTCGTGTTCGTGGTGATGCGCTTCTCCCCGGTGGACCCGGCGCTGGCCGCCTTCGACGGGGCCAACGCGACCCCGGAGCAGCTGGAGCGGTTCCGGCGGGAGAACGGGCTGCTGGACCCGTTGCCGGTGCAGTACCTGCGCTTCGTCTGGCTGCTGCTGCACGGTGACTTCGGCACCAGCCTGATCACCAAGCAGTCGGTGGCCGAGACCATCACCACCGCGCTGCCGCTCACCGTGCAACTCACCTTGCTGGGCTTGGTGATCAGCCTGCTGCTGGCGGTGCCGCTGGGCGTGCTCTCGGCGCTGTTCCGGGACCGCTGGCCGGACCAGCTGATCCGGCTGGTCACGCTGGCCGGGGTGGCCGCGCCCGCGTTCTGGATCGCGTTGCTGCTGGTGCAGTGGCTGGCCGTCGGCCAAGGCTTGTTTCCCACCAGCGGCTACATCAGCCCGGCCGACTCCCTCGGTGGCTGGCTGAACTCGATGGCGCTGCCCGCGGTGTCCCTCGCGCTGCCGGTGGCCGCCCAGCTGACCAGGATCATCCGCACCTCGATGGTGGAGGAGCTGGACAAGGACTACGTGCGCACCGCCCGCGGCGGCGGGCTGCCGCCGGTGGTCGTGGTGGGGCGCAACGTGTTGCGCAACGCGATGGTCACCCCGCTCACCGTGCTCGGCCTGCGGCTGGGCTACCTGCTCGGCGGCGCGGTGGTCATCGAGACCATGTTCGCGCTGCCGGGCATGGGGCAGAACATGATCCAGGCGGTCACCGACGGTGACACCGCGAAGGTGCAAGGCTTCGTGATCACGATCGCGCTGGGCTTCGTGCTGGTCAACCTGATCGTCGACATCCTCTACCTGATCGCCAACCCACGCCTGCGGAGCCACTCGTGA
- a CDS encoding ABC transporter substrate-binding protein has product MSTTRFGSGQPLSRRDLLRLTGLAGAAAAFSSALGACGGPASTNSTGDTKESLTAVVGYGNNQTWDPLQTASAFAMAAMLHCYEALVEGDPLTREPYPALAKALPEATGTRLAFELRAGAQWHDGRPVTADDVVFTYARALDPGENVLVRTFLTPWLKEVRKTGEHSVEFLLAGPFHYALQRIQTVKIVPRHVFEGRWQDAVAGKVVGSGPYRVVEQAPLSHTRFERFDGYNGPRPAVYRRMLWNSIVEAAPRVAKISGARPAVQIVENIPAANADQLRADGRTVEFADGGNNLWLMFNTARPPFDNKLVRQALHHAIDKKKMIEVGLRGKGTAGTSFINPKLVAQPAANDLGYDPGKARELLRQAGVGDLRITLLATNTTLVADCVNVLKEGWDAVGVQSTVDAQDTKALFSKLDSGADFQVVATTQNAEQFGNDPDLLIRYYYAGSGVAPKYAKWKGPQAEELSRLLDRASATGSDGERAALVKQALDLLADQAVVYPIVFTQNGTAWDPRTLGGVRAQGYPGLNLNQAKPTG; this is encoded by the coding sequence GTGTCCACGACTCGGTTCGGATCCGGTCAGCCGTTGAGCCGGCGGGATCTGTTGCGCCTCACCGGACTCGCCGGCGCGGCCGCGGCCTTCTCCTCGGCCCTGGGCGCCTGTGGCGGACCCGCCTCCACCAACTCCACCGGCGACACCAAGGAGTCGCTGACCGCGGTGGTGGGCTACGGCAACAACCAGACCTGGGACCCGTTGCAGACCGCCTCGGCCTTCGCCATGGCCGCGATGCTGCACTGCTACGAGGCGCTGGTGGAGGGCGACCCGCTCACCCGCGAGCCGTATCCGGCGCTGGCCAAGGCATTGCCCGAGGCCACCGGCACCCGGCTCGCCTTCGAGCTGCGGGCGGGCGCGCAGTGGCACGACGGGCGGCCGGTCACCGCCGACGACGTCGTGTTCACCTATGCCAGGGCGCTGGACCCAGGAGAGAACGTGCTGGTCCGGACCTTCCTCACGCCCTGGCTCAAGGAGGTCCGCAAGACCGGGGAGCACTCGGTGGAGTTCCTGCTGGCCGGGCCGTTCCACTATGCGCTGCAACGGATCCAGACGGTGAAGATCGTGCCCAGGCACGTCTTCGAGGGCCGGTGGCAGGACGCGGTGGCCGGCAAGGTGGTGGGGTCGGGGCCGTACCGGGTGGTGGAGCAGGCCCCGTTGTCGCACACCAGGTTCGAGCGCTTCGACGGCTACAACGGGCCGCGGCCCGCGGTGTACCGCCGGATGCTGTGGAACTCCATCGTGGAGGCCGCGCCCCGGGTGGCCAAGATCTCCGGGGCGCGGCCCGCGGTGCAGATCGTGGAGAACATCCCGGCGGCCAACGCCGACCAGCTGCGCGCGGACGGGCGGACGGTGGAGTTCGCCGACGGCGGCAACAACCTGTGGCTGATGTTCAACACCGCGCGGCCGCCCTTTGACAACAAGCTGGTGCGCCAGGCCCTGCACCACGCCATCGACAAGAAGAAGATGATCGAGGTTGGACTCCGCGGCAAGGGCACCGCTGGCACCTCCTTCATCAACCCCAAGCTCGTCGCCCAGCCCGCCGCCAACGACCTCGGCTACGACCCGGGCAAGGCGCGGGAACTGTTGCGGCAGGCCGGGGTCGGCGACCTGCGGATCACCCTGCTCGCCACCAACACCACCCTGGTCGCCGACTGCGTCAACGTGCTCAAGGAGGGCTGGGACGCCGTCGGCGTTCAGTCCACAGTGGACGCGCAGGACACCAAGGCGCTGTTCTCCAAGCTGGACAGCGGCGCGGACTTCCAGGTGGTGGCCACCACGCAGAACGCCGAGCAGTTCGGCAACGACCCCGACCTGCTCATCCGCTACTACTACGCGGGCTCCGGCGTGGCACCCAAGTACGCCAAGTGGAAGGGGCCGCAGGCAGAAGAGCTGTCGCGACTGCTCGACCGGGCCTCGGCCACCGGCTCGGACGGTGAGCGCGCGGCGCTGGTCAAGCAGGCGCTGGACCTGCTCGCCGACCAGGCCGTGGTGTACCCGATCGTCTTCACCCAGAACGGGACCGCGTGGGATCCCCGGACCCTCGGCGGGGTCCGCGCCCAGGGCTACCCGGGGCTCAACCTCAACCAGGCCAAGCCGACCGGCTGA
- a CDS encoding dipeptide/oligopeptide/nickel ABC transporter permease/ATP-binding protein: MTRRLKLPSLLALAVLVLLALLALLAPLIAGDPYLTGAAVARPSAEHWFGTDSAGRDIFARLLHGARWSLAIGLGATALALVAGAVIGAVTATSRRALDETAMRVLDVVMAFPGIALAAVLVAVFGRGIEVLVLAIAFLNTPSVARVVRANVLAQYREDYVAAERIIGARRAYILLKHVAVNCAAPVLVFCTVMVADAIVFEASLSFIGAGIQQPDPSWGSVLANGKDLVLTGGWWATLFPGLLILVTVLALNVLSEGISDAWATPSARRAQAGQVAKAVATSEEPAGAEPVLPIEGLREAGERLHRRARDLADRETVLAVSKLAISFPDRHNGVNVVDEVSFTVRAGEVLGLIGESGCGKSLTSLAIMGLLPDNARVSGEIRFAGENLLGLTPRQRRRYLGQDLAMIYQDALSSLNPAMTIRSQLKQFTRRGGTRSPAELLELVNLDPQRTLGAYPHELSGGQRQRVLIAMALSRSPGLIVADEPTTALDVTVQAQIVQLLLRLRAELGFALILVSHDLALVSEIADRVVVMYGGQVAELGATAQIVGSPRHHYTRGLLSAVLSLEDKRETLTQIKGVVPSPADFAPGCRFADRCPAARAVCHREPPERIGDQADHLIACHFPAERTELLEAR, encoded by the coding sequence GTGACGCGCCGCCTCAAGCTCCCGTCCCTGCTCGCCCTCGCGGTGCTGGTCCTGTTGGCACTGCTGGCCCTGCTCGCCCCGCTCATCGCCGGGGACCCCTACCTGACCGGCGCCGCGGTGGCCCGGCCGAGTGCGGAACACTGGTTCGGCACCGACTCCGCCGGGCGGGACATCTTCGCCCGGCTGCTGCACGGCGCCCGCTGGTCGCTGGCCATCGGCCTGGGCGCCACCGCGCTGGCCCTGGTGGCCGGTGCGGTGATCGGCGCGGTCACCGCCACCTCGCGGCGCGCGCTGGACGAGACCGCGATGCGGGTCCTGGACGTGGTGATGGCCTTCCCCGGCATCGCGCTGGCCGCGGTGCTGGTCGCGGTGTTCGGCCGCGGCATCGAGGTGCTGGTCCTGGCCATCGCCTTCCTGAACACGCCCTCGGTGGCGCGGGTGGTGCGGGCGAACGTGCTGGCCCAGTACCGCGAGGACTACGTGGCCGCGGAACGGATCATCGGCGCCCGCCGGGCCTACATCCTGCTCAAGCACGTCGCGGTCAACTGCGCCGCGCCGGTGCTGGTGTTCTGCACGGTGATGGTGGCCGACGCGATCGTGTTCGAGGCATCGCTGTCCTTCATCGGCGCGGGCATCCAGCAGCCGGACCCGTCCTGGGGCTCGGTGCTGGCCAACGGCAAGGACCTGGTGCTCACCGGCGGCTGGTGGGCCACCCTGTTCCCCGGCCTGCTCATCCTGGTCACCGTGCTCGCGCTGAACGTGCTCTCCGAGGGCATCTCGGATGCCTGGGCCACCCCCTCGGCCCGGCGCGCGCAGGCCGGTCAGGTGGCGAAAGCCGTTGCCACCAGCGAAGAACCGGCCGGTGCCGAGCCGGTGCTGCCGATCGAGGGACTGCGCGAGGCGGGGGAGCGGCTGCACCGGCGCGCCCGCGACCTGGCCGACCGGGAGACCGTGCTGGCCGTGTCCAAGCTCGCGATCTCCTTCCCGGACCGGCACAACGGGGTCAACGTGGTCGACGAGGTGTCGTTCACGGTGCGCGCCGGTGAGGTGCTCGGCCTGATCGGCGAGTCCGGCTGCGGCAAGTCGCTGACCTCGCTGGCCATCATGGGCCTGCTGCCGGACAACGCCCGCGTCTCCGGGGAGATCCGCTTCGCCGGGGAGAACCTGCTCGGCCTGACGCCCCGGCAGCGCCGCCGCTACCTCGGCCAGGACCTGGCGATGATCTACCAGGACGCGCTCAGCTCGCTCAACCCGGCGATGACCATTCGCAGCCAGCTCAAGCAGTTCACCCGCCGGGGCGGCACCCGCTCCCCGGCCGAGCTGCTCGAACTGGTCAACCTCGATCCGCAAAGGACACTGGGCGCCTACCCGCACGAGCTCTCCGGCGGGCAGCGGCAGCGGGTGCTCATCGCGATGGCGCTTTCCCGCAGTCCTGGGCTGATCGTGGCCGATGAGCCGACCACCGCGCTGGACGTCACCGTGCAGGCCCAGATCGTGCAGTTGTTGTTGCGGTTGCGGGCCGAGCTGGGCTTCGCGCTGATCCTGGTCTCGCACGACCTCGCGCTGGTCTCCGAGATCGCCGACCGGGTGGTGGTGATGTACGGCGGCCAGGTCGCCGAGCTCGGCGCGACGGCGCAGATCGTCGGCTCACCTCGGCACCACTACACCCGCGGCCTGCTCTCCGCGGTGCTTTCCCTTGAGGACAAACGGGAAACCTTGACCCAGATCAAGGGTGTGGTGCCCTCGCCGGCCGACTTCGCGCCCGGCTGCCGCTTCGCCGACCGCTGCCCGGCCGCCCGCGCGGTCTGCCACCGGGAACCGCCGGAGCGGATCGGCGACCAGGCAGACCACCTCATCGCCTGCCACTTCCCGGCGGAGCGGACCGAGCTGCTGGAGGCGCGATGA
- a CDS encoding ABC transporter ATP-binding protein, whose product MSLLELDGVHVVHRIRAARLFGHDHVYALTDASLTLAAGQTIGVVGESGCGKSTLAKVIVGLQRPTQGTVRYRGESLWQMTATARASKFGRDVGMIFQDPATALNRRLPIAKIIRDPLDVHREGPPAERADRVRELMSLVGLPDSVADAVPGQLSGGQRQRVAIARALALRPALLVADEPTSALDVSVRAQILNLLVELRERLGLAMVFVSHDIQTVQRMSDHIVTMYLGRIVERAPAAAVPAAARHPYMRALFSATPSLRHAVEPIVLNGPVPSATNPPSGCNFRTRCWKATAECAAELPPLTVLGEHTYRCVHPEL is encoded by the coding sequence ATGAGCCTGCTGGAACTCGACGGCGTCCATGTGGTGCACCGGATCCGCGCCGCCCGACTGTTCGGCCACGATCACGTCTACGCGCTAACCGACGCCAGCCTCACCCTGGCCGCCGGGCAGACCATCGGCGTGGTCGGCGAGTCCGGCTGCGGGAAGTCCACGCTGGCCAAGGTGATCGTCGGCCTGCAACGGCCCACCCAGGGCACCGTGCGCTACCGCGGCGAGTCGCTGTGGCAGATGACCGCGACCGCACGCGCCAGCAAGTTCGGGCGTGATGTGGGCATGATCTTCCAGGACCCGGCCACCGCGCTCAACCGCCGCCTGCCGATCGCCAAGATCATCCGCGATCCGCTGGACGTGCACCGCGAGGGCCCTCCCGCCGAACGCGCCGACCGGGTGCGCGAGCTGATGTCGTTGGTGGGCCTGCCGGACAGCGTGGCGGACGCGGTGCCCGGCCAGCTCTCCGGCGGGCAGCGGCAGCGGGTGGCCATCGCGCGGGCACTGGCGCTGCGGCCCGCGCTGCTGGTCGCCGACGAACCGACCTCGGCGCTGGACGTGTCCGTGCGCGCGCAGATCCTCAACCTGCTGGTGGAGCTGCGCGAACGGCTCGGTTTGGCCATGGTGTTCGTCTCGCACGACATCCAGACCGTGCAGCGGATGAGCGACCACATCGTCACCATGTACCTGGGCCGGATCGTGGAACGCGCCCCGGCCGCCGCGGTGCCCGCCGCCGCCCGCCACCCCTACATGCGCGCGCTGTTCTCGGCCACGCCGAGCCTGCGGCACGCCGTCGAGCCGATCGTCCTCAATGGACCGGTGCCCTCGGCCACCAACCCGCCCAGCGGCTGCAACTTCCGCACCCGCTGCTGGAAGGCCACCGCCGAGTGCGCCGCCGAACTGCCCCCGCTCACCGTCCTCGGCGAGCACACCTACCGCTGTGTCCACCCGGAGCTGTGA
- a CDS encoding MFS transporter — protein sequence MDKQKPLFAQLLPLATALFAVGTDGFIIAGLLPQIAADLQVGLAAAGQLVTGFALAFAVSAPVLGALTSGLDRRKALLLALAVFTVGNIATALGPDYLTVLLARVLTAVGAGLIGAAAFSAAAAIAPPERRGRALAVVMGGLTLAIAFGLPAGTLIGGADWRLTLWAVAGLGVLAALGVARSLPPIALPADRLRARLAPLREPWVFGLLAVTTLTLAGTHVLYTYISPALAGATGGSATALTVVLLAWGVGNMVGNTVAGRLADRYPPRHVVTGGLAAAAVLLALSPLAVDDLVVAVVWAVGWGVCVSLPVVPQQSRFVERAPSASALLLGLNNSAIYLGVALGGAAGGLLQEQLTPARLGLVAAAVTGVGLLVNLGAARKP from the coding sequence TTGGACAAGCAGAAACCGCTGTTCGCCCAGCTGCTGCCGCTGGCGACCGCGCTGTTCGCGGTGGGCACCGACGGCTTCATCATCGCCGGGCTGCTGCCGCAGATCGCCGCCGACCTCCAGGTCGGCCTGGCCGCGGCCGGGCAGCTGGTCACCGGGTTCGCGCTGGCCTTCGCGGTGTCCGCGCCGGTGCTGGGCGCGCTGACCAGCGGGCTGGACCGGCGGAAGGCGCTGCTGCTGGCGCTGGCGGTGTTCACCGTGGGCAACATCGCCACCGCGCTCGGTCCCGACTACCTGACCGTGCTGCTGGCCAGGGTGCTCACCGCGGTCGGGGCCGGGCTGATCGGCGCAGCCGCGTTCAGTGCCGCGGCCGCGATCGCCCCGCCGGAACGCCGCGGCCGGGCGCTGGCGGTGGTGATGGGCGGGCTGACCCTGGCCATCGCCTTCGGGCTGCCCGCGGGCACCTTGATCGGCGGCGCGGACTGGCGGCTGACCCTGTGGGCGGTGGCCGGGCTCGGCGTGCTGGCCGCGCTCGGCGTGGCCCGGTCGCTGCCGCCGATCGCGCTGCCCGCGGACCGGCTGCGCGCCCGGCTGGCTCCGCTGCGCGAACCGTGGGTGTTCGGCCTGCTCGCGGTCACCACGCTGACCCTGGCCGGCACGCACGTGCTCTACACCTACATCTCCCCGGCGCTGGCCGGGGCCACCGGCGGCTCGGCCACCGCGCTGACCGTGGTGCTGCTGGCCTGGGGAGTGGGCAACATGGTCGGCAACACGGTGGCCGGCCGGCTCGCCGACCGCTACCCGCCGCGGCACGTGGTCACCGGCGGCCTGGCCGCGGCCGCCGTGCTGCTCGCGCTGAGTCCGCTGGCCGTCGACGACCTGGTGGTCGCCGTGGTCTGGGCGGTGGGCTGGGGTGTGTGCGTGTCGCTGCCGGTGGTGCCGCAGCAGAGCCGGTTCGTCGAGCGCGCGCCCAGTGCCTCGGCCCTGTTGCTGGGGTTGAACAACTCCGCCATCTACCTCGGCGTGGCACTGGGCGGCGCGGCGGGCGGACTGCTCCAGGAGCAGCTCACCCCGGCCCGGCTGGGACTTGTCGCCGCGGCGGTCACCGGGGTGGGACTGCTGGTCAACCTGGGCGCTGCCCGGAAACCTTGA
- a CDS encoding exo-alpha-sialidase gives MRVTALFSLLLLLLAGLTAPVAAAQPVEQALFKAANETGYHCFRIPAVVRTAQGSLLAFAEGRVLNCGDTGDIDVVLKRSTDGGQTWSPLRLVNEGKGDTHGNPVPVVDHDTGRIFLFTSYNKGRTDDKPCDVPCKRTPHVQHSDDDGLTWSAPVEMSAQVKLPAWDYWYATGPGHGIQLTRGPHKGRLVFGVCGETSDRGSSKSVANEAALVYSDDHGKTWQVGAVDSITFPPGGPFPLKPQELTVTELADGSIYAGAREQGGSAVGNHSFAISKDGGATFSQRFQAIPDLVMPTVQGAVLRLERTGRPDRLLFSAPADTDRRRWMTIRSSYDHGRSWENAEQGTRITSDWSGYSDLVQLSDPSTPSARIGLLYEGGKVDARDEIRFTRFTEDDLGWRNPAGPATPDTSRIHKHANAIGGPALTAGRFGKALELDGADDYLRVPYDRARLPGDGELTFSTWFRYGGTQREQVLLWLGGMGESAPQLWLRAEPANKRLVARITTPSGSSSVATANAHDDNQWHHVALQRSAGRLLLWVDGVQAGSAAAVAGSVTQRVSFQLVLGQRLDHTQRFDGALDEVRLHTRALTKAELDRLRLSNADLPDGQVLRLPLDSIQPTPCTSVPYTAGTEGYHTFRIPAVVRASSGEVLAFAEGRVHSAGDTGAIHVVLRRSSDGGCTWGPLSVVSRNGEATAGNPAPVALPGGEVLLLTTRNGPVTEREIMTGAVAPADTRRVFLQRSRDNGRSWTPEREITSAAKKPDWRWYATGPGHAITTRQGRIVVPANHSSAPPSGSADTGAEQKYHGGHALLSDDGGHTWRIGFTEDRADTQIAANETTVAQLPDGRLYFSSRNQGTLAGRLDAVSHDGGRTLSSPYRPQRTIEGPRVQGSVLQTDDPGLLLYSGPADPAARRAMSVRASTDHGRTWWQLHRVSEAPAAYSDLVRLNGSTVGLLYETGVRGPYETITFTQLR, from the coding sequence GTGCGCGTGACAGCGTTGTTCTCCCTGTTACTCCTGCTCCTGGCCGGACTGACCGCACCGGTCGCGGCCGCGCAACCGGTCGAGCAGGCGTTGTTCAAGGCCGCCAACGAAACCGGCTACCACTGCTTCCGCATCCCCGCCGTGGTGCGCACCGCGCAGGGCTCGCTGCTGGCCTTCGCCGAGGGCCGGGTGCTCAACTGCGGGGACACCGGCGACATCGACGTGGTGCTCAAACGCTCCACCGACGGCGGGCAGACCTGGTCGCCGCTGCGGCTGGTCAACGAGGGCAAGGGGGACACCCACGGCAACCCGGTGCCGGTGGTGGACCACGACACCGGCCGGATCTTCCTGTTCACCAGCTACAACAAGGGCCGCACCGACGACAAACCCTGTGACGTGCCGTGCAAACGCACCCCGCACGTGCAGCACAGCGACGACGACGGGCTCACCTGGTCGGCGCCGGTGGAGATGAGCGCCCAGGTCAAGCTGCCTGCCTGGGACTACTGGTACGCCACCGGTCCCGGCCACGGCATCCAGCTCACCCGGGGCCCGCACAAGGGACGCCTGGTCTTCGGCGTGTGCGGCGAGACCAGCGACCGGGGCAGCAGCAAGTCGGTGGCCAACGAGGCCGCCCTGGTCTACAGCGACGACCACGGCAAGACCTGGCAGGTCGGCGCGGTGGACAGCATCACGTTCCCGCCCGGCGGGCCGTTCCCGTTGAAACCACAGGAGCTCACCGTCACCGAGCTGGCCGACGGCTCGATCTACGCCGGGGCGCGGGAACAGGGCGGCAGCGCGGTCGGCAACCACAGCTTCGCGATCAGCAAGGACGGCGGTGCCACCTTCAGCCAGCGGTTCCAGGCCATCCCGGACCTGGTCATGCCCACCGTGCAGGGCGCGGTGCTGCGGCTGGAACGCACCGGCCGCCCGGACCGGCTGCTGTTCTCCGCGCCCGCCGACACCGACCGCCGCCGGTGGATGACCATCCGCTCCTCCTACGACCACGGCCGCAGCTGGGAGAACGCCGAACAGGGCACCCGGATCACCTCGGACTGGTCCGGCTACTCCGACCTGGTGCAGCTCAGCGACCCGTCGACGCCCAGCGCCCGGATCGGGTTGCTGTACGAGGGCGGCAAGGTCGACGCCAGGGACGAGATCCGGTTCACCCGCTTCACCGAGGACGACCTCGGCTGGCGCAACCCGGCCGGTCCGGCCACTCCCGACACGTCCCGGATCCACAAGCACGCCAACGCGATCGGCGGTCCCGCGCTCACCGCAGGCAGGTTCGGCAAAGCCCTGGAACTGGACGGCGCGGACGACTACCTGCGGGTGCCCTACGACCGCGCCCGGCTGCCCGGCGACGGCGAGCTGACCTTCAGCACCTGGTTCCGCTACGGCGGGACCCAGCGCGAACAGGTCCTGCTGTGGCTGGGCGGCATGGGGGAGAGCGCGCCGCAGCTGTGGCTGCGCGCCGAACCGGCGAACAAGCGGCTGGTCGCCCGGATCACCACGCCCAGCGGCAGCAGCTCGGTGGCCACCGCCAATGCCCACGACGACAACCAGTGGCACCACGTTGCGCTGCAACGGTCGGCGGGACGGCTGCTGCTCTGGGTGGACGGTGTGCAGGCCGGTTCGGCCGCCGCGGTGGCGGGCTCGGTGACCCAGCGGGTGTCCTTCCAACTCGTGCTGGGCCAGCGCCTGGACCACACGCAGCGCTTCGACGGCGCGCTGGACGAGGTCCGGCTGCACACCCGCGCGCTGACCAAGGCCGAACTGGACCGCCTCCGGCTGAGCAACGCCGACCTGCCGGACGGTCAGGTGCTCCGGCTGCCTCTGGACTCCATCCAGCCCACCCCCTGCACCTCCGTGCCCTACACCGCCGGCACCGAGGGCTACCACACCTTCCGCATCCCCGCGGTGGTGCGGGCAAGCTCCGGCGAGGTGCTGGCCTTCGCCGAGGGCCGGGTGCACTCCGCGGGCGACACCGGCGCGATCCACGTGGTGCTGCGCCGCTCCAGCGACGGCGGCTGCACCTGGGGACCGCTGTCGGTGGTCTCCCGCAACGGCGAGGCCACCGCGGGCAACCCGGCCCCGGTGGCGCTGCCCGGCGGCGAAGTCCTGCTGCTGACCACCCGCAACGGCCCGGTCACCGAACGGGAGATCATGACCGGCGCGGTGGCCCCGGCCGACACCCGGCGGGTGTTCCTCCAGCGCAGCAGGGACAACGGCCGCAGCTGGACGCCGGAACGGGAGATCACCTCGGCGGCGAAGAAGCCGGACTGGCGCTGGTACGCCACCGGCCCCGGCCACGCGATCACCACCCGGCAGGGCCGGATCGTGGTGCCCGCCAACCACTCCAGCGCGCCACCGTCCGGCTCGGCGGACACCGGCGCCGAGCAGAAGTACCACGGCGGGCACGCCCTGCTCAGCGACGACGGCGGCCACACCTGGCGGATCGGCTTCACCGAGGACCGCGCCGACACTCAGATCGCGGCCAACGAGACCACCGTCGCCCAGCTGCCGGACGGCCGCCTGTACTTCTCCAGCCGCAACCAGGGCACGCTCGCGGGCAGGCTGGACGCGGTCAGCCACGACGGCGGCCGCACCCTGAGCTCGCCTTACCGTCCACAAAGGACGATCGAAGGCCCGAGGGTGCAGGGCAGCGTGCTTCAGACGGACGATCCCGGTCTGCTGCTGTACTCCGGACCCGCCGACCCGGCCGCCCGCCGGGCGATGTCGGTCCGGGCCAGCACCGACCACGGCCGGACCTGGTGGCAGCTGCACCGGGTCTCCGAAGCCCCGGCCGCCTACTCGGACCTGGTGCGGCTCAACGGGTCCACGGTGGGTCTGCTGTACGAGACGGGGGTGCGCGGACCGTACGAGACCATCACCTTCACCCAGCTCCGCTAG